In Lytechinus variegatus isolate NC3 chromosome 18, Lvar_3.0, whole genome shotgun sequence, a single genomic region encodes these proteins:
- the LOC121431966 gene encoding LOW QUALITY PROTEIN: calcyphosin-2-like (The sequence of the model RefSeq protein was modified relative to this genomic sequence to represent the inferred CDS: inserted 1 base in 1 codon) — protein MDLSIRGGPTPRQARVSSAKGKKPNKTSGSLYSTPDAPRQGGRPPAGKPQHQGTGITQSQIDKYTRPKSHGPKPDNVPSLDLARLADYDNTLSKPIEDYEEKMSIPDTASTVSWGYHDYNPKPSGRNSALKAPFALHHTPDTPLSAQSVSCRPANVPKLNVGNKEKVKAKTAWDEPAVPDNVXPPSERQKKQLKEHQVEVKQQYKQQKSQGGAGKQVEDHEQKPEPEMAPPDDEPLNTNWNNASLSTRREINKRVAAESVVAERRKQHIMETVLVDQLSRAPISDPEQDQVTTPGSSHRYYAQSPIRPRNLHATKTNPTNSVTEKMLAKRLSFSCRVVSRNGNMALKELCGFYFALDKTMTIYEFRQFGKKASALPFIKRDKYRRRVGRRKGMLYTAQDLTRGEDLSFETEDQPSLPECLQKKPVVVLRVTDVDEDMKKDFIFGDNVPYNDVELRKGMNPQRARQETEDWKLISHVQNEVHKQIKSRASRTLTGLGKHFKKLDKSGDGTLDKEELMEALNTYRIKIDKKLFDQLWLIIDQNGDGAIDYSEFCRAFIGEMNEFRKHYVIKAFKKIDANKSGTAGIDEVKKFFCTHKHPHVISGKSTEQQVLTEFLDVFGPRVKEISYGEFEDYYEGVSIATKSDDDFMNLLQGCWTL, from the exons ATGGACCTGTCTATCCGGGGAGGGCCGACACCCCGCCAGGCTCGGGTCTCCAGCGCTAAAGGGAAGAAACCGAACAAGACAAGTGGATCGTTGTACAGCACACCAGATGCGCCAAGACAAGGAGGTCGACCTCCTGCCGGCAAACCACAACATCAG GGCACTGGTATAACCCAATCTCAGATCGATAAATACACAAGACCAAAGAGCCATGGTCCAAAACCAGAcaa TGTACCATCTTTAGACCTGGCTCGACTTGCTGACTATGACAACACATTATCAAAACCTATCGAGGACTATGAAGAAAAGATGTCCATTCCAGATACCGCTAGCACGGTCAG TTGGGGATACCATGACTACAACCCAAAACCGTCGGGAAGGAACAGCGCCCTCAAAGCCCCGTTTGCACTGCATCACACACCTGACACCCCCCTCTCAGCTCAGAGTGTGTCCTGTCGGCCGGCCAACGTTCCTAAGCTGAATgtaggaaataaagaaaaggttAAGGCAAAG ACTGCATGGGATGAACCTGCTGTTCCAGATAATG CCCCTCCCTCTGAGAGGCAGAAGAAGCAGTTGAAAGAGCACCAGGTAGAAGTGAAGCAGCAGTACAAACAACAAAAATCCCAAGGGGGTGCAGGAAAACAAGTGGAAGATCATGAACAAAAGCCAGA ACCAGAGATGGCGCCGCCAGATGATGAGCCTCTAAATACTAACTGGAATAATGCATCACTTAGCACAAGGCGAGAGATCAACAAGAGGGTAGCAGCG GAATCTGTTGTTGCAGAAAGGAGAAAACAGCACATAATGGAGACTGTACTGGTCGACCAGTTGTCACG agCTCCAATAAGTGACCCAGAACAGGACCAGGTAACCACACCGGGATCAAGCCATCGCTACTACGCACAATCTCCTATCAGACCGCGCAATCTACATGCTACCAA GACCAATCCTACCAACTCAGTCACAGAGAAGATGCTTGCCAAACGTCTCAGCTTCAGTTGTCGGGTGGTGTCCAGGAACGGGAACATGGCCCTAAAAGAGCTCTGTGGTTTCTATTTCGCTCTCGACAAGACAATGACCATCTACGAATTCAGGCAGTTTGGTAAAAA AGCTTCAGCTTTGCCATTCATCAAGAGAGATAAATACAGAAGGAGAGTTGGGAGGAGAAAAGGAATGTTGTACACTGCGCAGGATTTAACAAGG GGTGAAGATCTTAGTTTTGAGACAGAGGATCAGCCATCTTTACCGGAGTGTCTTCAAAAGAAACCGGTCGTCGTTCTCAGAGTCACCGATGTCGATGAAGATATGAAGAAAGATTTTAT tttCGGAGATAATGTACCATACAATGATGTAGAGCTGAGGAAGGGAATGAACCCGCAGAGAGCTCGTCAAGAAACAGAGGACTGGAAACTAATATCTCATGTTCAAA ATGAAGTTCATAAGCAGATCAAGAGCCGAGCATCACGGACATTAACAGGGCTTGGGAAACACTTCAAGAAGCTTGACAAATCAGGGGATGGTACTCTAGATAAAGAAGAGCTGATGGAAGCACTCAACACTTATCGCATCAAGATAGATAAAAAG ctCTTTGATCAGCTTTGGTTGATAATTGATCAGAACGGAGATGGAGCAATTGATTATAGTGAATTCTGCAGAGCATTTATtggtgaaatgaatgaattcagaAAACATTACGTTATCAAG gcaTTTAAGAAGATTGATGCAAATAAGTCCGGAACTGCTGGTATCGATGAAGTCAAGAAGTTCTTTTGCACTCACAAGCATCCTCATGTTATCTCAG GCAAGTCTACAGAGCAACAAGTTCTGACTGAGTTCCTGGACGTGTTTGGACCTCGAGTGAAGGAGATATCTTATGGGGAGTTTGAAGACTACTATGAGGGTGTCAGCATTGCTACAAAGAGCGATGACGATTTCATGAACTTACTCCAGGGGTGTTGGACGTTGTAa